In Arthrobacter burdickii, one DNA window encodes the following:
- a CDS encoding carbohydrate ABC transporter permease, translated as MFNTVAIGTLLVAIVAILYPLYFIVIASFSEPAEILNGNVWLWPRGFTTEGYSRIFADSTIWRGFANSVLYTALGTAISVISILCGAYALSRKDLYGRTFFMLLFIITMFIDGGLIARYLVVRDLGMLDTTWAVILPGAVGVWNLIIARAFFENNVPGELREAAQLDGANDFRFFFQIVLPLSKPLIFLMIMIHLVANWNAFFDALIYLDDESKYPLQLVLRNVLIQSEVTSSGGTAGLDSYAAAQRLGELIKYGMIVISSLPLLIILPFMQKHFTKGALLGAVKS; from the coding sequence GTGTTCAACACAGTCGCTATCGGCACCCTTCTCGTCGCGATCGTCGCTATCCTCTACCCGCTCTACTTCATCGTCATCGCGTCCTTCAGCGAGCCGGCCGAGATCCTGAACGGCAACGTTTGGCTCTGGCCCCGTGGTTTCACAACGGAGGGATACTCGAGGATCTTCGCGGACTCGACGATCTGGAGGGGCTTCGCGAATTCGGTGCTCTACACGGCGCTCGGTACTGCGATCAGTGTCATCTCGATCCTGTGCGGAGCGTACGCCCTGTCTCGTAAGGACCTGTACGGGCGCACCTTCTTCATGCTCCTGTTCATCATCACGATGTTCATCGACGGCGGGCTGATCGCCCGGTACCTGGTGGTTCGCGACCTCGGCATGCTCGATACGACCTGGGCCGTCATTCTGCCCGGAGCCGTCGGAGTCTGGAACCTCATCATCGCCCGGGCGTTCTTCGAGAACAACGTGCCCGGGGAGCTTCGAGAAGCGGCCCAACTCGATGGAGCAAATGACTTCCGATTCTTCTTCCAGATAGTTCTTCCGCTGTCGAAACCACTGATCTTCCTCATGATCATGATCCACCTGGTAGCGAACTGGAACGCGTTCTTCGACGCCCTCATCTACCTCGACGACGAAAGCAAGTACCCCCTTCAGCTCGTCCTCCGCAACGTACTCATCCAGTCGGAAGTAACCTCCAGCGGAGGAACCGCAGGGTTGGATTCCTATGCGGCAGCCCAACGCCTGGGCGAACTGATCAAGTACGGAATGATCGTCATCTCCAGCCTCCCACTGCTCATCATTCTTCCCTTCATGCAAAAGCACTTCACCAAGGGCGCCCTCCTCGGCGCCGTCAAAAGCTGA
- a CDS encoding ABC transporter permease, whose translation MTTQTTRETRNARSHPPRGGIASHVKRMKRSWQLYVLLAPATLLVLVFKYWPMYGAQIAFRNYNPADGFAGSPWVGLEHFSRFVTSFQFERLLANTLTVNALGLLIAFPVPIVLALIVNQLQSERFKKFAQTVLYSPSFISVVVVVGMIHLLFSPRSGIVNNALVALGSEPIFFMGSPDWFRPLYIGSDIWQNAGFSMIVYLAALTAIDPALHEAARVDGASKWQRIKHIDIPGILPVITILFILAIGNLFNLGFEKVLLMQTDLNLPTSEVIQTYVYKAGLQQAQFSYSAAIGLFNSLINLVLLLTFNWIARRAGQSSLW comes from the coding sequence ATGACAACTCAAACCACCCGCGAGACCCGGAACGCACGTTCGCACCCTCCTCGAGGGGGCATCGCTTCACACGTGAAGAGGATGAAGCGAAGTTGGCAGTTATACGTATTACTTGCTCCGGCCACACTGCTGGTCCTCGTTTTCAAGTACTGGCCCATGTATGGCGCTCAGATCGCCTTCCGTAACTACAACCCGGCCGACGGATTTGCCGGCAGCCCCTGGGTGGGTCTAGAGCACTTCTCTCGGTTCGTCACGTCGTTCCAGTTCGAGCGTCTTCTGGCCAATACTCTGACCGTGAACGCGCTGGGGTTGCTGATCGCGTTTCCTGTCCCGATTGTCTTGGCGCTGATCGTCAATCAGCTACAGAGCGAGCGTTTCAAGAAGTTCGCGCAGACCGTGCTGTACTCGCCCTCGTTCATATCGGTGGTTGTCGTCGTAGGCATGATCCACCTCCTGTTCTCGCCGCGTTCGGGAATCGTCAATAATGCCCTCGTCGCCCTCGGGAGCGAGCCGATTTTCTTCATGGGCTCCCCCGACTGGTTCAGGCCCCTGTATATCGGTTCGGATATCTGGCAGAACGCGGGATTCTCGATGATTGTTTATCTCGCTGCGTTGACGGCGATTGATCCGGCACTGCATGAGGCTGCTCGCGTCGATGGCGCCTCCAAGTGGCAGCGCATCAAGCACATCGATATTCCGGGCATCCTGCCGGTCATCACCATCTTGTTCATTCTTGCTATCGGCAATCTGTTCAATCTCGGGTTCGAAAAGGTGCTTCTCATGCAAACCGACCTGAACCTGCCCACCTCGGAAGTCATCCAGACCTACGTCTATAAGGCGGGCCTGCAACAAGCGCAGTTCAGCTACTCGGCCGCTATCGGTCTGTTCAACTCCCTAATCAACCTTGTCCTGCTGCTCACGTTCAACTGGATTGCCAGGCGTGCAGGACAATCGAGCCTCTGGTGA
- a CDS encoding LacI family DNA-binding transcriptional regulator yields the protein MWQVAERAGVSQATVSLVLNNVPGSRVADATRTRVLDAVRELGYRTNAFAKSLRSGESGMIGFISDEVASAPFAGDLLKGAQLLAWETGNVILSVDTFREPDLEAAAIDMMLSYRVRGVVYASMYHRMVEVPKGLAGIPTVVVNAQDRSGEVPSVFPDEELGGYTATRHLIEAGHSRIAMINIQDATSDLPAGIGRLAGYRRALVEAGIAAPSELVRYGTGTVEDGLEITTDLLRGTEHPTAIFCGNDRTAWGAYRALEAAGLSVPDDCSIVGFDNHAMVAPYLDPGLTTIELPYERMARKAVELLLSNDLERPRKNPVECSLIHRGSVAKAKVPA from the coding sequence ATGTGGCAGGTCGCTGAGCGGGCGGGCGTCTCTCAGGCAACTGTCTCTCTCGTATTGAACAACGTGCCTGGCAGTCGCGTGGCCGATGCGACCCGCACCCGGGTGCTCGATGCGGTACGGGAGCTTGGTTACCGTACCAACGCTTTTGCTAAATCCCTGCGCAGCGGCGAGTCCGGCATGATCGGCTTCATCTCCGACGAGGTAGCCAGCGCTCCTTTCGCCGGCGATCTACTCAAGGGGGCTCAATTACTCGCCTGGGAAACGGGCAACGTGATCCTCAGCGTGGATACCTTCAGGGAGCCCGACCTCGAAGCCGCAGCGATCGACATGATGTTGTCGTACCGGGTTCGCGGAGTTGTCTACGCATCGATGTACCACCGGATGGTCGAGGTGCCCAAGGGCCTGGCAGGCATCCCTACGGTCGTCGTGAACGCCCAGGATCGTTCCGGCGAAGTGCCCAGCGTCTTCCCTGACGAAGAGCTTGGTGGCTACACAGCAACACGCCATCTCATTGAGGCCGGCCACAGCCGTATCGCGATGATCAACATCCAGGATGCGACCAGTGACCTTCCCGCGGGCATCGGACGGCTGGCCGGATACCGACGAGCCCTGGTCGAGGCAGGTATCGCTGCACCTTCGGAACTGGTGCGGTATGGCACCGGCACCGTGGAGGACGGGCTGGAGATAACGACCGACCTACTGCGCGGCACTGAGCACCCCACCGCAATCTTCTGCGGCAACGACCGCACCGCTTGGGGCGCCTACCGTGCACTGGAGGCCGCAGGCCTGAGCGTTCCCGACGACTGCTCTATTGTCGGCTTCGACAACCATGCGATGGTTGCGCCCTATCTCGATCCGGGGCTGACAACCATCGAGCTGCCCTACGAACGAATGGCCAGAAAGGCCGTTGAACTCCTCCTCTCCAACGATTTGGAAAGGCCCCGAAAGAATCCCGTCGAGTGCTCACTGATCCACCGTGGATCCGTGGCGAAGGCAAAGGTGCCAGCATGA
- a CDS encoding DUF4193 domain-containing protein, whose protein sequence is MATDYDEPRVRPEDQPANESLEAIQAQRSTTTQTAVIDVEDSDTAEGFDLPGAILEEELLVQVIPVQEDEFTCMSCFLVHHRTQLAREKNGDKYCAECEG, encoded by the coding sequence ATGGCAACGGACTACGACGAGCCCCGCGTCCGCCCCGAAGACCAGCCGGCCAACGAATCGCTCGAAGCGATCCAGGCCCAGCGCAGCACCACCACGCAGACCGCCGTCATCGACGTCGAAGACAGCGACACCGCCGAGGGCTTCGACCTGCCAGGCGCAATCCTCGAGGAAGAACTCCTCGTGCAGGTCATCCCCGTCCAGGAAGACGAGTTCACCTGCATGTCATGCTTCCTCGTGCACCACCGGACCCAACTTGCGCGCGAGAAGAACGGCGACAAGTACTGCGCCGAGTGCGAAGGCTGA
- a CDS encoding SMP-30/gluconolactonase/LRE family protein: MTASSPLLEQGAALQRVATGAVWAEGPVWLPQRRCVRFSDIHSNRIVEFSEETGDLTVFDDDAEFTNGRTLDLDGNVVECSHGRRALQRDTAVRPGEGPAPHTLVDRFGDVRLNSPNDVVVKSDGTIWFSDPSYGIMRPEEGHAGEEEYGDRYVFRFDPSNGSIVPVVMDVEAPNGLAFSPDERTLYVTDSSASPASGEVDPDRPAGHAIHAYDVYGGRHAKNGRVFTEVSPGLPDGIRVDEHGNVWSSSLDAVQVFAPSGERILRIAVPEKIGNLCFGGDDGRTLYIAATSSLYRIRTTTRDAIHVAREAAVA; encoded by the coding sequence ATGACGGCTTCATCACCTCTTCTCGAGCAGGGCGCTGCGCTTCAGCGGGTCGCCACCGGTGCTGTCTGGGCGGAAGGACCGGTGTGGCTGCCTCAGCGCCGCTGCGTCCGCTTCAGCGACATCCACAGCAATCGGATCGTCGAATTCAGTGAAGAGACGGGTGACCTGACGGTCTTCGACGACGATGCCGAATTCACCAACGGACGCACCCTCGACCTCGACGGGAACGTCGTCGAGTGCTCCCACGGCCGCCGCGCCCTCCAGCGCGACACCGCCGTACGGCCGGGCGAGGGCCCGGCGCCGCACACGCTGGTCGATCGGTTCGGCGACGTACGGCTGAATTCGCCCAACGACGTCGTCGTGAAGTCCGACGGCACCATCTGGTTCAGCGACCCGTCCTACGGGATCATGCGGCCCGAAGAGGGGCACGCCGGCGAGGAGGAGTACGGGGACCGGTACGTGTTCCGTTTCGATCCGAGCAACGGTTCGATCGTGCCCGTCGTGATGGATGTCGAAGCCCCCAACGGGCTCGCGTTCTCCCCGGATGAACGAACCCTCTACGTCACGGACTCATCCGCCTCCCCAGCGAGCGGCGAGGTGGACCCGGACCGGCCGGCCGGCCACGCGATCCACGCCTACGACGTCTATGGAGGTCGGCACGCGAAGAACGGCAGGGTCTTCACCGAGGTCTCGCCCGGGTTGCCGGACGGGATCCGCGTCGACGAGCACGGCAACGTGTGGAGCTCGAGCCTGGATGCCGTCCAGGTCTTCGCGCCCTCCGGTGAGCGGATCCTGCGGATCGCGGTGCCGGAGAAGATCGGCAACCTGTGCTTCGGCGGCGACGACGGCCGCACCCTCTACATTGCGGCCACTTCCAGCCTCTACCGCATCCGCACCACGACCCGCGACGCCATCCATGTGGCGCGCGAGGCAGCGGTTGCCTAG
- a CDS encoding LLM class flavin-dependent oxidoreductase, which produces MARELELGLDTFGDVTRGQDGNPVPYPQVIRNVIAEAVLADEVGVDFIGVGEHHRDDFAVSAPETVLAAIAGQTKRIRLGSAVTVLSSDDPVRVYQRFATLDAASNGRAEVILGRGSFTESFPLFGYDLSDYERLFEEKLDLFSELIKEGPVTWSGTTRPGLDNHEVYPKTEGGRLKTWIGVGGSPESVVRAARYGMPLMLAIIGGDPARFAPYVDLYHRALTQLGQPTLPIGVHSPGYIADSDEQAREELWPDNRIMRDRIGSERGWGPTTRVEFDQEADFGSLYVGSPETVARKIAATAQTLGIDRFDMKYSAGPLPHEKLMHSIELYGTKVIPMVREMLA; this is translated from the coding sequence ATGGCACGCGAACTGGAACTCGGACTCGACACCTTCGGTGATGTCACGCGCGGGCAGGACGGCAACCCCGTCCCCTACCCGCAGGTCATCCGCAATGTGATCGCCGAGGCCGTCCTCGCCGACGAGGTCGGCGTCGACTTCATCGGTGTCGGTGAGCACCACCGGGACGACTTCGCCGTCTCCGCGCCCGAGACCGTCCTCGCCGCCATCGCAGGGCAGACGAAGCGCATCCGGCTCGGCTCGGCCGTGACGGTCCTCAGCTCGGACGACCCGGTGCGCGTGTACCAGCGGTTCGCCACGCTCGACGCCGCCTCCAACGGCCGCGCCGAGGTCATCCTGGGCCGCGGGTCCTTCACGGAATCCTTCCCGCTCTTCGGCTACGACCTCTCCGACTACGAGCGCCTCTTCGAGGAGAAGCTCGACCTCTTCTCCGAGCTGATCAAGGAGGGCCCGGTCACCTGGTCCGGCACCACCCGTCCCGGCCTGGACAACCACGAGGTGTATCCCAAGACCGAGGGCGGCCGCCTGAAGACCTGGATCGGCGTCGGCGGCAGTCCCGAATCCGTGGTGCGGGCCGCCCGCTACGGTATGCCCCTCATGCTCGCGATCATCGGCGGCGACCCTGCGCGGTTCGCCCCCTACGTGGACCTGTACCACCGGGCGCTGACGCAGCTGGGCCAGCCGACGCTGCCCATCGGCGTCCACTCTCCCGGCTACATCGCCGACTCCGACGAGCAGGCCCGCGAGGAACTGTGGCCGGACAACCGGATCATGCGCGACCGCATCGGCAGCGAGCGCGGCTGGGGCCCGACGACGCGCGTGGAGTTCGACCAGGAGGCGGACTTCGGCTCCCTCTACGTCGGATCCCCCGAGACGGTGGCACGGAAGATCGCGGCGACGGCGCAGACCCTCGGGATCGACCGCTTCGATATGAAGTACAGCGCCGGTCCCCTGCCGCACGAGAAACTCATGCACAGCATCGAGCTCTACGGCACGAAGGTCATCCCGATGGTCCGGGAGATGCTCGCCTAG
- a CDS encoding SGNH/GDSL hydrolase family protein — translation MPIPRLRSAAAALALVAAVMVPAPPASAAGASYVALGDSYSSGTGTRSYLADGTSCQRSVYAYPSLIASARGYALNFRACSGATVPDVVATQLGALTPTTSYVSLSVGGNDASFVPVLTECAKPAWMSNCNAAIDRAQAFIVNQLPASLSSLYAQIRARAPQASVTIAGYPRLFNGEDCNAGTWFSPTEEARLNATADLLNRTTATAAAAAGFTFGNPTVPFVGHAVCDNVEWLNGLSSPTSESYHPNRTGHASGYVPLLSASLTGVRVGVTQATVQSAELSAPAFTQQQQGYAAEDARITPKKFVAPDLKSPAARAAAARAGVDLADPASIDRADRAAEVRQNCGRQG, via the coding sequence ATGCCGATTCCCCGCCTCCGCTCGGCCGCCGCCGCCCTGGCGCTGGTAGCCGCCGTCATGGTGCCAGCGCCGCCTGCAAGCGCGGCGGGTGCGTCCTACGTCGCCCTCGGCGACTCCTACTCCTCGGGGACGGGCACTCGCTCGTACCTTGCGGACGGGACCTCCTGCCAGCGCTCGGTCTACGCGTATCCCTCGCTCATCGCCAGCGCCAGGGGCTACGCCCTCAACTTCCGTGCCTGCTCGGGGGCGACGGTCCCCGACGTCGTCGCGACGCAGCTCGGTGCCCTGACCCCCACGACGTCCTACGTCTCGCTGAGCGTCGGCGGGAATGACGCCTCCTTCGTCCCCGTCCTCACGGAGTGCGCGAAGCCGGCCTGGATGAGCAACTGCAACGCCGCCATCGACCGCGCCCAGGCCTTCATCGTCAACCAGCTGCCGGCCAGCCTCTCGTCGCTGTACGCGCAGATCCGCGCGCGCGCGCCGCAGGCCTCCGTGACGATCGCCGGGTACCCGCGGCTCTTCAACGGGGAGGACTGCAATGCGGGCACCTGGTTCTCGCCCACCGAGGAAGCGCGGCTGAACGCCACCGCGGACCTGCTCAATCGCACGACGGCGACGGCGGCAGCCGCGGCCGGCTTCACCTTCGGCAACCCCACCGTCCCCTTCGTGGGCCACGCGGTATGCGACAACGTCGAATGGCTCAACGGGCTCTCGAGTCCGACGTCGGAGTCCTACCACCCGAACAGGACAGGGCATGCCTCGGGATACGTGCCGCTGCTCAGCGCTTCCCTCACCGGAGTCCGTGTCGGTGTCACGCAGGCGACCGTGCAGTCCGCAGAGCTGTCGGCCCCTGCGTTCACACAGCAGCAGCAGGGCTATGCGGCGGAGGACGCGAGGATCACACCGAAGAAATTCGTGGCGCCGGACCTGAAGAGCCCGGCGGCACGGGCTGCAGCGGCGCGGGCCGGCGTCGACCTCGCCGATCCCGCGAGCATCGATCGCGCCGACCGCGCGGCGGAGGTCCGGCAGAACTGCGGACGGCAGGGGTAA